Part of the Thamnophis elegans isolate rThaEle1 chromosome 10, rThaEle1.pri, whole genome shotgun sequence genome, TTCAGACATGACCTTTTAAAACTGGgtttattatattaaaataaaataaggaatctGTGTTCCAGAACAGGTTTTCAGTTGGATAAATAGGGAGTAGGCTTCTTTTCATGTAGATGAACTGTTATTTCCTTGTACATTTTAGCAGAAACTTAATTCTTGCCAAATgtaaatgtagaatagaatgtacaAGTTTTGAGACTGaataaaaaaccttttatttatttgaaattttaTGCTTCCATAAAATTAAATCTCCAATTCCTTAATAACAGAGGTAGCAGTGCCCCAGGGAGCAGGATGGTGGTAGTGCTGAGCAAAGGGCAAGGCAAGGCACAGTAGCCAAAGACAAGTGGGGGGAGATAAGTAGGTGTGGGAAATTGAAGCATGTCCTATGTTTTAAATGTGGTCAGGCAGCCAATaaccaaattctgatcacatcaCCATAGATGTTTTCCATGACGTAACTTTGAGAACCAGTATAATTACCATTCATTCAGTGCAGTCATAACTTGAAACAATAGCTGAACAAATGTTTATTGAGTGATAAGTATCTGTAAGTTTGTAGGTacagtcacttagtgactgtttcacttaacagccaagcttttggtcccaattgtggttactaAACGAGAACTGTATATAGAAAATTGAGGTAGGGGGTGTAATTTCTAGGGTAGTTCATACCTAACTTATAAACTAAGGTGGATAGAGCAGTTTTTTCCTGCTAATAATAGCTTATTCATATTTTTACTAAGTCTGGACTGTTCACCATGGGCAATGCGATTCAAATGAACAAAATTGGGTTTGTTTCATACCATATTTATCTTGACCTTCACAAGATTCATAGTAATACCGCTGTATGGGCAAGATTTATTCAAAGGACTTATGTAGGGGAGGTTTGGATTCAATCAGGTATAAAGCcatttttgtaatatatttattgtttatactGTTAAGTCTTTAAAATATTGTAAGCTACATACACAGCATGGTAACACTATTAGATCAGGGCTGCTAACTCCTGAGGGAATGCAAGATAGCAGCATAGGGTTGCTCCTTTCACTGCTATCTAgtggccatctttttttttcagttgagaTTTGGTATTACTGGAAAGATGATTTCCCCAGcccaaaattatttattttaatgtcatatacagagagaaaaataagagaaatgaaataaatgtctTTGAATTATGCATGTGTAAATGACTAAGATTACAAGAGACAGTAAGAATCACCAATATATTAGTGAACTAGAAAAGTTTCAACAGCAAATAAAGTGGATATCTAAGATTAAATAATTTACAGGAAAACCCTtataaaaactgtaaataaaCTGTGGCAGACATTTATCCAACCACCTGGAATTGACAGTATCATCTTACCAGTGAATactgaaaagaaatagaaaactatTCAATCTTAAGTTGGGTtgatataaataagtatattaTTCACTGTGCTATCTACTATAATTTACAAAACTGTAAATAAACTATGGCAGACATTTATCCAACCACCTGAAATTGACAGTATCATCTTACCAGTGAATactgaaaagaaatagaaaactatTCAATCTTAAGTTGGGTtgatataaataagtatattaTTCACTGTGCTATCTACCATATTCGGTGACAAAGAGAACACGAGATTCTTCTGTTACACTATGGATATAAAGTTTCAAAGAATCTTAAAATCTTAATTTTAACCTGTTTGTTATCTATAAGATGATAGAGGGAGCAGTTACTTCCCGACTTACCAGTGGCTTTCAGTCAGATGTCAGAATTGTAATgtacttatttattcaatttatattgccacctatatcaaacaagtgactctggataacaaaaaacaaaaataatcaaattacaaaaatacagagaaaaaaataaatgtatagagCAGCTGAAAAAATTATAACCCATAAATGTTTACATGTAATATAATATACCATAACATTAGAGGAAGTAACAATTTACCTTGTTACTTCCTCCAATATCCAGTAGATGGTTCTAGTGTACTACAGATATGTTTTAATTGATACAGAAAGCACAGAAATATACCCTAAAAACAACCCTTCCTCTCCTCCATTAGTTTAAAACTATTTGAAAAATTTACgtattatttttaaacttttttatatCTGTGTATCAAATTTTTGCAATTTTGTGAGAAATATACTTCCCTACCTGTACAATATTTTCTGATAGGATATTAAACGTTTAAGAGTTTTATTTTTGGGAgtgagaaataaagagaaaaatgaaattatgaaagCCTTTGATCATTATAATTcttaaattaaaagtaaaacaccatataaagtaaaaaaagacatttttaaagATTAATGTTGACAAGATGGTCTTACACAGTATAAAAATgtagaaacaaatgaaaaatacaGAGATATGTACCAGTTAAAACTCAAACAGAAACTACTAGAAAAAAATACAACGTGAGAAATTATGTTGGTTGTACTATTACAATGGAAAGGAACAGACTTCTAATTAAATTCCAAACATAAGTTCATAAAGGCAGTGTATGCGTATTTaatcttcaattttaattctcATAGAACATATGGTGCTATTTGAACTTGTTTAATATGCTTCAAATGTGCACTGGAAAAACATTTCACATATTCAGTACTCaagaatattatttaaaatgttaatgacTTCAAGTTCAAGCAAGACTCGAGATTCATAGAAGAGTTTCATATTACAATTACCTTTTCAGATTCAAAATGTTGATTATAAAATGTTTCAAGGGAAAATTCTAAGCAGTTTTTCAGGGATACGTTAAAGCTTTGTAGAACCATTACAACTATTACTAGAATACTCAAAATTATTTCCTATTTGAAAGTATCACATTCTATTACATAAACTATTCTGAGGAACTAACATAAATTTAAGTGATAAGTAAACAGAATCATAGCTATATTTAGTAATTACAGAAGAGCAATATAGCTATGCTTTATGACTATGCAAAATGGAATTATTTTCACTTAGGCATCtctcaaatatatatttaaaccaAGAAGGTAATTGCTAGAACTTAATATGTGGTTTGTATTTTTTCAGTTTGGCCACATGTTGCCCCTCACcctcaaggaaaaagaaataaccataaaaaatggaaaataggaatttgccatattatttttatatgtacCAATATTTCCTAAGGTAAGCTAATATTATTTATGCACCTCCATATTCTGCATATATTCAATTACTTCGTGCAAACTAAAAACCCAATCTTCTTAATATAGTTGTTTTGAACTACATAACTATTGAAATCCAAAATATAAGACCTCTTTCTGTCTCCCATGCACTCACTTTACTTGCAGCAATGAAGATATGAGATTTTTGCTACCTGGCCAGGTTACTTCTTAATCTTGTTCACTGATATTGAATCATAGGCCTAACTAAAAAGTTACATGGAGGATAATATCAGTTTTCTTTATTCTGAAGCATCCCATAGGCAATACTGACTGCATAACAATGTTCTTGCCCTCAATGTTATTGTGTAACTGTAGTTTGTTCAAGGTGGAGCTGTAGATAGTAACCAAAACACATGCATTTTAAAATTCGTTTAGGGAAAAATGTAATTTAACAGAATACAGGTTCACCTCTCTTTTACTAGATTGTGAGTGACAACCTAAGTTTTCACatacaatataaagtaatttccTAAAATTACCATTGCTATTATTACAGCTGTTAAGATGGTGTATACTTGTTTGGTACAAATTGCAATCTAAGCCCTGCATATGAAAATGATTCCAAACAACCCAGACTGGGAGCATTTTAACCATCTCATTGTCTGGTGAGATGGTTAAAATGCTTATGAGCTAAGTCTCAGCCATGGAAATTTACTTGATTAGTTGAGAACATTCACCCTCTTGaaccaacctacctcacaggattgttgtgcaaataaaattattatgAACTTTatcttgaaaacctggtatctgGTGGACTATAAATGTAACCAATAGCAGACCAACCACATTTACAGTCTAGTTAATCATATTTGGACAACTCCTGTGTACACAAGGGAGTCTTGTTCAAATAATTATGGTGGTGGAGGaataaaatcaatatatatatatatacatatatacataaaacaTTCTGATTTAAAACCACCAttgcacaaatgtattaatctgcTCTAAAAACagctttccctcccccttttgcCACCTGGGAGTTAAAAAGGAACTCCCATCATTTGAGCAGCCCATTAGTGTGACTCAGTATAAATGTGGGACATAAATATATTTAAGTTTTCCAAAAGCTATTCGGTCACACAacaatctctttctctttgtcaaaACCACCCCTACTTCAGTGCAGCGCGGCTGATCTCTGCGGAAAGCCAGAGCTGCTTTGGTCAGCCGGGAGTTTTAGCAATCTCCGAGAGTAGCGAACAGCAGGCTTAGAGGGGCAAAGGTGAGCTGGAAAAGTACGAGGACGGTTGCGGCCCACTCCCTGATTCCCACGGTTTTAATGGGGGAAGATGGTCAAATTAATTGGTCGCGGCCAATTAACCGAAGGTCAAGACAACGGAGAGCACCGGCCCCAGCGCCCCTGACCCCCCTCTCCTATTCCAATAAAGGCAACATGGCGGACGCGGCTGATTTCCCACATTCCAGCTCATTTCCACCCTTCTTCTTAAACAGACcgggaatttaaaaaaagaagacaaaagcgGTTAGAGGTAACACATTGTCACGCACCGGGATCTAGGAGGGGAGACATAATGAAGGGCGACACAATTAAATCCCCCCCCCGTCCCGCTTGGAGCGCGCTCGCGCAAAGCCACACCCTCTTACgcccccccctccaccctccactATTCAGAGCCTCTCCGGCTCCGCCTCTCTCTCCATCATCCCTTTTCTCAACCTGATACGGCGAAGAATACCATAgttgcttcccctcccccccgtgCACAGAGTTATAGGAAGGTGCATCCCCTTGAAAGAACCGCCGCTCTTCCAACCGCCCCCCGCAACCTCGCCCGAGCTTAATCCTTCACGCGCCTTCATTCGGATCGGAGGCGCGCGCCGTTAGCGCCAGTGTGGCACAGCGGCGATCGCTggagctcctcccctcgaagggGGCGGGGCGGTCCCGTCCGGCGGGCTCTCGACACCGCCCCTTCACCTCCCATCCCCCTCCCCTCCGTAACTTGGCTGCTTTTTATCAGGCGAGCCCGGCGGTGGAGAGTTTATCGGCGCTGGCTCTGCAGCGTGGAAAGTGCGGGGCGCGAAAGGACGGGAGGCAGTGCCAGTGAGGGGCCAGTGCCCCGCCGGCTGGTCCGGCCGGCCGGCCAGTTGGTCGgtcggtggcggcggcggcggacgATGCTCCGGCTGGTGTCGCTGAAGTTGGGGCGGCTGTACCGCTACGTGAAGCTGGCGGTGCTGGGTATCCTGGCGGCGGCGCTGGCCCTCAACTCGCCTTCGCTGCTGGCCTCACTGCAACGCAACGAGCTGGCCGAGCGGCGCTTCTTGCAGCTGAACAAGTGCCCGGCCTGCTGGGGCACCAGCTGGTGCCGCAAGTTCCTGAACGGGCAGCTGCGCCTGGAGAGCTGGGGTCGCCTGCGCCTCCTCGACTTTCTCAACGTCAAGAACGTCTACTTCGCGCGCTATGGGGAGCCCCGCGAAGGCAGCCGCCGGGTCGTGCTCAAGCGCCTGGGCTCCGCGCGGGAGCTAGCCGACATCGACGCCAAGATCTGCCGGCGCGCCACCGGCAGGGGACGCTGCGACTTGCTCCAGGCCCTGCACGCCACCGAGTTCGCCAGCATCAACGGCGACGTCCGACTTCTGACTCCCGACGTCGTGGAAGGTTGGTCGGACCTGGTGCACTGCCCGTCGCAGCGCCTCCTCGACCGCCTCGTCCGTCGCTACGCTGAGACAAAAGACTCGGGCAGCTTTCTGCTCCGCAACCTGAAGGAGTCGGAGCGCATGCAGCTGCTCATTACGCTCGCCTTCAACCCGGAGCCTCTCGTGCTTCAGGTAAGGGGCCGCCGCTGCTGGGTCTTCCCGTCTCCCCCTTGGCCCTGGGGCGGACCTCGCTTTTATCCTCGCCGCCCGTCCCCTTCCCAGGTAGTTGAATAGCACGTTAggtaatggttgtgtgaaaacgACCGCAAACAGATGGCCGAAGAGGGATTTAAAGGTTCAGCGTAAACCTGGTTCAGGCAGAACAACATGCGGTTTCCTAGGGATTTCCTCTCCCATCTGTAGATGAAGCCTGGTTAAGCTTTTCTGCCTCATAATTTCCAAGATCAGAAACAATTTTAGCTGCAGTAGGAGCGGTATCAATATATACCTTCAGTATCTTCTAATATCTTGGAAGGTTTTTATCCATCTATTGCCTTGTATAAGGCTTCTCAGATTTCGTAAGGTGCGTAATGTTCTGGTTTTAAAAGTATGGGCTTTCTCTTTCCCATCCTCCCTCTTGGATGGGATAGCAAATTTGACATTCATAGCTCTGCAGAAACTGATTTTAAGGCTTCTTAAATGTGTATGGTTAGAGTTGGTAACAATCATACATCTTAATTGCTTCTCAAGTGCCAGGTGTTTAATGAAAAGTGAAAAGTTTAATGAAAGCCTCTTTTCCATCTACCAAAATTGaactaatttcttttttctttcttgttgacTAGCTAGTTTTACATACTTTGAGTGCACCCTGAATTCAGGTGTTGAATGGCAATTTTGGTGGTAGAAATGCCCCCCAAAGCCTTAAATCACAACTGAAACTGTTTTGCATTCATTAGATTTACTTGTGCATTAAGATGTCCAGTGtctgccttttaatattttcttcagaacataaaatagaaaaaacaacAGGAGATTGTGAATGTGCTAAACAACTTGTTTCGATACAATGTAGCCAAAGTACTTAAATATCTGAATATGTCCTAAGTAGTGTATTTGAATGCTAATGCAATCAGTTGAAATTTAGTTAAATCAATACTATTTCAATTTCAGTAATAAATTGAAACATATATTATAGAGTGATAAAATATAATTCCGTCTCTTGAGATTACCTGTATGTTACAGCATAAGCTATGGAtataactgtatttttattatttatcatgTATTGAAATGTATCTTAATCTTCTGGGATATGTGTCTTTGTTCATAACTTTCTTTTGGCTAAACttccatttctttccagaaattactATTGCTTGAAACGTTTCTCAGGTAAAAGGCTTATGGGGACAGCCAAAAAAATGAAAGGTGTCTTCCTGTTTGAGGCTTCAGTAATGTTAACATAGCATTCATTCAGTTAATCAGGATTGTTAGACATTAAGTGTTATATTTTTGACAAGCATCAAATTCAGTAATTCCAGTTAGATTTCAAAACAGTGCTATACAGAACAGTAAAAATTATGGCAGTACAGATCTAATTTATTGCTGGATGTGTTATGTTGGGAAATATGAACTATTTGACACAGTGTATTCATTCTTTTAGGTATTCACCTGTTAAGAATATGTTCTATGTTATCAGAAATAGTTAACgaaaggagggacaaaattgAGATTAGAATTACATAGGTGGTCATTgaacaatatacattttattttgcatGCATAAGCTGCATAAGTATAATGCAATAATTAAGTTTCTTTAATTGTACAATTTGATACATCTTTCACATC contains:
- the DIPK2A gene encoding divergent protein kinase domain 2A → MLRLVSLKLGRLYRYVKLAVLGILAAALALNSPSLLASLQRNELAERRFLQLNKCPACWGTSWCRKFLNGQLRLESWGRLRLLDFLNVKNVYFARYGEPREGSRRVVLKRLGSARELADIDAKICRRATGRGRCDLLQALHATEFASINGDVRLLTPDVVEGWSDLVHCPSQRLLDRLVRRYAETKDSGSFLLRNLKESERMQLLITLAFNPEPLVLQSFPSDEGWPFAKYLGACGRMVAVNYVGEELWSYYSAPWEKRVDLAWQLMEIAEQLTNNGFEFALYLLDVSFDNFAVGPKDGKVIIVDAENVLVADKKLIKQNKPENWDVWYESKFDDCDKEACLSFSKEILCTRVTVDHNYYAICQNLLSRHATWHGTSGGLLHDPPADIAKDGQLEALLDECANPKKRYGRFQAAKELREYLGRLSNNVR